The Streptomyces sp. NBC_01268 genome segment GACCAGGGCCTCGGCGTGGTCCTCATCACCCACAACCCGCACCACGCGTACCTCGTGGGTGATCGTTTCGTGCTGCTGAAGCGCGGTGTCATGGCGGGCAGCCACACCAAGGACTCCGTCACGCTGGACGAGTTGACCCGCCAGATGGCCGGTGGCAGCGAGCTGGAGGACCTGCGCCACGAGCTGGAACGCCCGTCCGGACCGCCCTCCGCTTCGTAACGCGCCCCACACGCCACAGCTGGCAGAATCGAGCCGATGAGTACCTACCGTGACCTCACGCACCGCGGCTCGGCTCGCGGCACGGTCCTGCGGACCGTCGGCACCCGGGAGCGGCGCTCGCACCTGACCGCGCCCCGGGTGCCGACCGTCGGCATCGACATCGGCGGTACGAAGGTGATGGCCGGCGTCGTCGACGCGGACGGCAACATCCTGGAGAAGATCAAGACCGAGACGCCCGACAAGTCGAAGAGCGCCAAGGTCGTCGAGGACACCATCACCGAACTCGTCCTCGACCTCTCCGACCGGCACGACGTGCACGCCGTCGGCATCGGCGCGGCCGGCTGGGTGGACGCCGACCGGGCCAGGGTGCTCTTCGCCCCCCACCTCGCCTGGCGCAACGAGCCGCTGCGCGACGCCCTGCAGGACCGGCTCGCCGTCCCCGTCATGGTGGACAACGACGCCAACACCGCCGCCTGGGCCGAATGGCGCTTCGGCGCCGGCCGCGGCGAGGACCACCTGGTCATGATCACGCTCGGCACCGGCATCGGCGGCGCCATCCTGGAGGACGGCCAGGTCAAGCGGGGCAAGTACGGAGTGGCCGGCGAGTTCGGGCACATGCAGGTCGTCCCGGGCGGCCACCGCTGCCCCTGCGGCAACCGCGGCTGCTGGGAGCAGTACAGCTCGGGCAACGCGCTGGTCCGCGAGGCGCGCGAGCTCGCCGCCGCCGACTCCCCGGTCGCGTACGGCATCATCGAGCGGGTCAAGGGCAACGTCCCCGACATCACCGGCCCCCTCATCACCGAGCTGGCCCGCGAGGGCGACGCCATGTGCGTCGAGCTCCTCCAGGACATCGGCCAGTGGCTCGGCGTCGGCATCGCCAACCTGGCCGCCGCGCTCGACCCCTCCTGCTTCGTCATCGGCGGCGGTGTCTCCGCCGCCGACGACCTGCTCATCGGCCCCGCCAGGGACGCCTTCCGCCGCCACCTCACCGGCCGCGGCTACCGCCCCGAGGCCCGCATCGCCCGCGCCCAGCTCGGCCCCGAGGCCGGCATGGTCGGCGCCGCCGACCTCGCCCGGCTCGTCGCCCGCCGCTTCCGCCGCGCCAACCGCCGCCGCGTCGAGCGCTACGAGCGCTACGGCCGCTACGCCCAGGTCCTGCGCGGTGTCCCCGCGACGGACCGGGACTCCCGCAACCCCCAGGATCCGCGTTCATGACCGTGCCCCACCCGACGGCCCCCCAGGACGGAAAGCTCCCCGAGGACCGGCGCCACATGCTGCGCCGCCGCTGGCTCACCGCCATCACCATCGTGCTCCTCGTCGGCATCCCGGCCGGCTACCTGGTCATCTCGGCCGGCCAGAGCCGCGACAGCGGCCGCGACAAGGAGCGCGAGTCCTCCGCCGCGGGCCTCCAGCACAACTGGCCCTCCCAGATGAAGCGCCGGGTCTTCGAGATCCCCGTCCCCACGGGCGCCTGGGACGTCAGCTACTACGAGACCAGCAACTGGAAGACCAGCCGTCTCTACGTCCAGTTCACGACCACCGCGAACGGCCTCGACAGCTACCTCCACGACAGCGGCACCAGCCGCTCCGCGCTGACCCCGGGCGTCTCCGTGGGCGACCACGACGCCGGCATCGTCGGCTGGGACTTCGTCCCGGCCCACTCCTGGACCGGGACGACCGTCAGCCGCGAGCGGCCCCGCCCCACGAGCGACATCACGGTCGACCTGACGGACCCGGCCTTCCCGCGCGTGTACGTGGTCTCGGCGACCTCGCCCTGACGAGCGGCTCCCGCTCCTTGTCGGCCGTCCGGCCAGACAGTACTGTCCGGCGTACCTAGTCAACTCGTTGAGTATTGAGGGGTACGTTTCCATGCACCCGTTCCGCACGGCGGTCGAGGCCCGCGACATCGACGCCATCGAGGCGCTGCTCGCCGAGGACGTCGTCTTCACCAGCCCCGTCGCCTTCAAGCCGTACCCCGGCAAGGCGATCACCGCCGCGATCCTGCGCGCCGTCCTGCGCGTCTTCGAGGACTTCACGTACGTGCGCGAGATCGCCGACCCCGGCGGCCGCGACCACGCCCTCGTCTTCACCGCGACCGTCGGCGGCCGGCGGATCCAGGGCTGCGACTTCCTCCACTTCGACGAGGACGGCAGGATCGACGACTTCACCGTCATGGTCCGCCCGCTCTCCGCCGCCCAGGCGCTCGCCGAGGCCATGGGGGCCCAGTTCGAGCGGATCGCCCGCGAGGCGGCAGAGGTTTCCTGAGCCACGGGGAAGGATCTGTCCCGCCAGCACTCCCGCGCGACGAAGGTCCGGTGCCATGGATCCGGTGACCGAATCCCTCAACGAGATCCACCGACGGCTCGGCGGCCTGCGGGACGGGCGGGTCGCCGACTACATTCCCGAGCTGGCCCGGGCCGATCCGGACGACTTCGGCATCGCCCTGGTCAGCATGGGCGGGCACGTGTACCGGGCCGGGAAGGCGGACAGCGCGTTCACCGTCCAGTCGGTGTCCAAGCCCTTCGTCTACGCCCTCGCGCTCGGCGACCTCGGCCCGCGCGAGACGCTGCGCCACGTCGGGGTCGAGCCCAGCGGCAACGCGTTCAACGCCATCAGCCTGGAGCCCGGCACCGGCCGCCCGGCCAACCCCATGATCAACGCCGGTGCCCTCGCCACCACCGCACTCGTACGGGCCGACGGGCCGGCGGAACGCTTCGCCCGCATCCTCGCCTGCCTGTCCGCGTTCGCCGGCCGCCCCCTCGACGTGGACGAGGACGTCTACGCCAGCGAGGCCGCCACGGGGGACCGGAACCGCGCCCTCGCCTACCTGATGCGCTCGGCCGGATCGCTGCGCGCCGACCCGGCCGAGACGGCCGACACGTACTTCCGGCAGTGCGCGGTCCGGGTCACCGCCAGCGACCTCGCCGTCATGGCCGCGACCCTCGCCAACGGCGGCCGCAACCCCGTCACCGGCGTCCGGGTCGTCGCCGAACCGGACGCGGTCCGCACCCTCGCCGTCATGGCCACCTGCGGCATGTACGACGGCGCCGGCCAGTGGCTCCTGGACGTCGGGCTGCCCGCCAAGAGCGGCGTCTCCGGCGGCCTCATCGCCGCCAGCCCGGGGCGCTTCGGCGCCGCCGTGTACAGCCCCCCGCTCGACGCCTCCGGCAACCCGGTCCGGGCCGTGGCGGCCCTCGGCGAGATGTCGGAGCGCTTCGGGCTGCACATCATGCACAAC includes the following:
- a CDS encoding ROK family glucokinase, whose product is MSTYRDLTHRGSARGTVLRTVGTRERRSHLTAPRVPTVGIDIGGTKVMAGVVDADGNILEKIKTETPDKSKSAKVVEDTITELVLDLSDRHDVHAVGIGAAGWVDADRARVLFAPHLAWRNEPLRDALQDRLAVPVMVDNDANTAAWAEWRFGAGRGEDHLVMITLGTGIGGAILEDGQVKRGKYGVAGEFGHMQVVPGGHRCPCGNRGCWEQYSSGNALVREARELAAADSPVAYGIIERVKGNVPDITGPLITELAREGDAMCVELLQDIGQWLGVGIANLAAALDPSCFVIGGGVSAADDLLIGPARDAFRRHLTGRGYRPEARIARAQLGPEAGMVGAADLARLVARRFRRANRRRVERYERYGRYAQVLRGVPATDRDSRNPQDPRS
- a CDS encoding nuclear transport factor 2 family protein, coding for MHPFRTAVEARDIDAIEALLAEDVVFTSPVAFKPYPGKAITAAILRAVLRVFEDFTYVREIADPGGRDHALVFTATVGGRRIQGCDFLHFDEDGRIDDFTVMVRPLSAAQALAEAMGAQFERIAREAAEVS
- the glsA gene encoding glutaminase A; protein product: MDPVTESLNEIHRRLGGLRDGRVADYIPELARADPDDFGIALVSMGGHVYRAGKADSAFTVQSVSKPFVYALALGDLGPRETLRHVGVEPSGNAFNAISLEPGTGRPANPMINAGALATTALVRADGPAERFARILACLSAFAGRPLDVDEDVYASEAATGDRNRALAYLMRSAGSLRADPAETADTYFRQCAVRVTASDLAVMAATLANGGRNPVTGVRVVAEPDAVRTLAVMATCGMYDGAGQWLLDVGLPAKSGVSGGLIAASPGRFGAAVYSPPLDASGNPVRAVAALGEMSERFGLHIMHNSGLHAATVTGAERVERDGRSIGVVTAQGTLEFTETEALLYALRDLTPPTPGRLVLDLTAVSRVLPGPATALSAVLGDLVGRGHRVAVAAQLTFEEAGEGHPRTWELFDSRESALTWAGGDRV